In Dioscorea cayenensis subsp. rotundata cultivar TDr96_F1 chromosome 9, TDr96_F1_v2_PseudoChromosome.rev07_lg8_w22 25.fasta, whole genome shotgun sequence, a genomic segment contains:
- the LOC120268610 gene encoding uncharacterized protein LOC120268610, which yields MEFDITYTPQKAIKGQALADFLAVHPLPDESPLRCDLPDEETLAIEEGKQCWQMYFDGASSIQPAVRPKIPQVRAGIGLIFISPEGGILRYSLSLLKPCTNNEAEYEALIDGFELASINGKANSLAKLAKELADPDQEEIQVTIRNRRVLSSCFDEELEKTKLRKEEILTVVDDDWREPFIKYLKYGELPDEKSLATQLKKRAMRFTLVNDVLYRRSYDQLLLRCLSKEESEEVMHEVHFGIFRAHQSGPKMRLKIKHIGCYWPSMINDCLQYARRCKLCQAHGDFIHQHPNPLHPTISSWPFKMWGTDVICPIEPPSSRGHLFILVATDYFSRWAEAIPLKEKAVLKSQRDWHERLPEILWAYRTTYRTPTQSTPYSLVFSTEAVLPLEVQIPSLRIALQNELTNEDRVRLHLDEHDALDEGRLEAQHNLEVYKARMARAYNKMAHIRTFEKGEMVWVLRRPIITNKHPGGKFKSNWEGPYIIEVVYEGGSYHLVDADGRRPMSPINTRFLKKILSMMYM from the exons ATGGAGTTTGACATAACTTATACtccacaaaaagcaatcaaaggtcaagcatTGGCAGATTTTCTTGCTGTGCATCCTTTGCCCGATGAATCTcccttgagatgtgatctcccAGATGAAGAGACTTTGGCAATTGAAGAGGGAAAACAATGTTGGCAAATGTACTTCGATGGAGCTTCTTCTATCCAACCAGCTGTTAGACCTAAAATTCCTCAAGTTAGAGCTGGTATTggactcatcttcatttctcctgAAGGTGGGATCCTGAGatactctctttctttgttaAAGCCATGTACTAATAATgaagcagaatatgaagctcttattGATGGATTTGAGCTAGCA TCGATTAATGGAAAAGCAAATAGTTTAGCCAAATTGGCAAAAGAGTTGGCTGATCCAGATCAAGAGGAGATCCAAGTCACCATTCGAAACAGGCGAGTGCTGAGCTCATGCTTTGATGAAGAATTAGAAAAAACGAAGCtcagaaaagaagaaattctgacAGTGGTTGACGATGATTGGAGAGAGCCTTTCATTAAATACTTGAAGTATGGCGAACTCCCAGATGAAAAGTCTCTAGCTACGCAGTTAAAGAAAAGGGCGATGAGGTTTacccttgttaatgatgttctctatcgaagatcatatgatcaactcctgCTAAGATGTCTCTCGAAGGAGGAGTCtgaagaagtcatgcatgaagtccattttggtatttttagaGCTCACCAGTCAGGACCAAAGATGCGTTTGAAGATCAAGCATATTGGATGCTATTGGCCAAGCATGATTAACGATTGCCTACAATATGCAAGACGGTGTAAATTGTGCCAAGCTCATGGGGATTTCATCCATCAACATCCCAACCCCTTACACCCTACAATATCTTCATGGCCTTTCAAGATGTGGGGGACTGATGTGATATGCCCTATTGAGCCTCCATCATCAAGAGGGCATCTCTTTATATTAGTTGCCACTGATTATTTTTCACGATGGGCAGAAGCCATTCCTTTAAAGGAA aaagcagttTTGAAAAGTCAAAGGGATTGGCACGAAAGGCTTCCTGAAATTTTATGGGCATACCGGACAACATAtcgaacaccaactcaatcaacACCATACTCGTTGGTTTTTAGTACAGAAGCTGTCCTACCACTTGAAGTTCAGATTCCATCTCTAAGGATTGCTTTACAAAATGAACTTACAAATGAAGATAGAGTTCGCTTGCATTTGGATGAACATGATGCTCTGGATGAAGGAAGGTTAGAAGCCCAACAtaatcttgaagtctacaaagcaaggATGGCTCGAGCTTACAATAAGATGGCTCACATTCGAACTTTCGAGAAAGGGGAGATGGTatgggtgttaagaagaccgatcatcaccaacaagcatcCTGGGGGCAAGTTCaagtcaaattgggaaggcccgtACATTATAGAGGTCGTCTACGAAGGTGGATCTTATCATCTAGTCGACGCCGATGGAAGGAGACCTATGTCACCCATCAATACgcgttttttgaaaaaaatattatccatgatGTACATGTAA